In uncultured Methanobrevibacter sp., the genomic window TCCTTTCAAATTGTACAAAATATTGGAAGACAGCAAAACCCAAGCTCCTGCAAAACCAGGAACTATTGCACCTGATGATATTATTGTACCTGAAGGGGACACAGGTTTTGAACCAGGTCCATTTTTAGGTGAATTGCAACAAGTTGGAATTCCTGCTAAAATTGATAAAGGTAAAATCTGCGTACAAAAAGAAACCGTTGTTGTAGCAGCTGGTGAAGAAGTATCCAAACAAGTAGCAGCTACTTTATCAAGAATGGATATTAACCCAATGGAAGTAGGAATTGACTTAAAAGCAGTATACGAAGAAGGATCTATTTACACTTCCGATGTACTTGCAATCGACGAAGAACAAACATTAGCTGACGTACAAAATGCATTCAAGAAAGCATTTAATTTATCTGTAAACGCAGCTATTCCTACTAAAGAAACTACTTCAACTATTATTACTCTTGCATACACCAGAGCAATTAACTTAGGTGTAGAAGCAGCAATTATGACTTCAGAAACTTCAGAACCATTAATTGGTTTAGCACAAGCTAAAATGTTAGCTATTGCATCAGAAGTATCTGGTGTTGAAGGTGCTTTAAGCGAATCCTTAGCTGAAAAACTTTCAAGTGCTGCAGTTGCAGCTCCTGTAGAAGAAGCAGCTGAAGAAGAAGTTGTTGAAGAAGTTGAAGAAGAAGAGGAAGAAGAACCAGCAGCTGGGTTAGGGTTGCTATTCTAAAAACATTAATTTAAATTTTTATTATATTAAACTAACACTTTAAAATAAACTAATGGTGATAACATGGAATATATATATGCGGCAATGATTTTGCACAGTGCAGAAAAAGATATTAACGAAGAAAATGTTAAAAGTATTATTGAAGCAGCAGGAATTGATGCTGATGATGCTAGAATCAAAGCATTAATCGCAGCTTTAGAAGATGTTGACATCGACGAAGCTATGGAAACTACTGCTATGGCAGCAGCAGCACCTGCAGCTGCACCTGCAGCAGCTGAAGCTGTTGAAGAAGAAGAGGAAGAAGAAGAGGAAGAAGAAGAAGCTTCTGAAGAAGAAGCAGCAGCTGGATTAGGTGCTCTCTTCGGATAGATTTTTTAAATCTATGATTAACACTTTTTTTTAAGACTATTTTTTTAAACATTTATATTTTGAAATTATCTTTTCACCGAATTTTCATTAATTATTTATTAAATTAAAAACATATTTTATACTAATAAATAATTAAGACTGATTCTTATGGTAGAAATTTTTGATGAACTTGGTTATATAAAACAAACTTGTAAAACTTGCGGACAGGAGTTTTACTCTCAAGTGACAAGAGATACTTGCGGTGATGCTCCATGTGATGAGTATGAGTTTATTGCAAATCCGGCTACAGACAAACCATACAATTTATATGAAATCCAGAAAGTTTTTAGAGAATTTTTAGAAAGTGAAGGACATACACATGTCCACAGATATCCTGTTTTAGCTAAACGGTGGAGAGATGACGTATTTTTAGTTGGGGCATCCATATTTTGTTTCCAACCGTGGATAACTTCAGGTCTTGTTAAACCGCCTGCAAATCCAATTGAAATGGCTCAGCCTTCAATCAGACTTAACGATGTTGATAATGTTGGAAGGACAGGCCGTCACATGACTTGTTTTACAATGGGAACTCACACTGTAATCAACAAGGAAGATGATTTTATCTACTGGGAAGATGAAACCATCAGGCTCTGTCATGAGTTCTTTGCTCACATCGGAATCAACACAGAAGAAATTACTTTCATTAAATCCTGGTGGAGCGGTGGAGGTAATGAAGGGCCTTGTTATGAGGTATGCTGCAGAGGGGTAGAGCTTGCAACTTTGGTATTTATCCAATATGAAACTCTGGAAAATGGAGATAAAAAAGAAATCCCTATTAAAGTTGTTGATACAGGATATGGTCTTGAAAGAATTGCATGGATTTCACAGGGAACTCCTACAGCTTACGATGCATGTTTTGCACCGGTTGTGGATAAATTAAAAGAATTGACTGGTGTTGAAATCAATGAGGATATCCAGGGAAGAAACGCTCAGATTGCAGGAATGATGGATATCGAAGATATTGGTGATTTAAAAGAACTTCGCCAGCAGGTGGCTGACAGTCTGGATTTATCTTTGGAAGAATATCTTAAAGCCGCTGAACCTATGGAAGCAATTTACATTATTGCAGATCATACCCGTTGTCTTGCGTTCATGTTGGCTGACGGTATCATTCCGTCAAATGTTAAAGAAGGGTACTTGGCACGTTTGGTTTTAAGAAGAACAATCAGGTTTATGAAAGAATTGGATATGAAAGAATCTTTAGCTGATGTAATGGCAATACAATTGGACTTCCTATCTAAATTCTACCCTGAAATTCGTGATTCAGAGCAGCATATCATGAATATCATTACTCTTGAGGAGGAAAGATATGCATCCACTGTTAAAAAAGGAAA contains:
- the rpl12p gene encoding 50S ribosomal protein P1, which translates into the protein MEYIYAAMILHSAEKDINEENVKSIIEAAGIDADDARIKALIAALEDVDIDEAMETTAMAAAAPAAAPAAAEAVEEEEEEEEEEEEASEEEAAAGLGALFG
- a CDS encoding 50S ribosomal protein L10 → MAHVAEWKKEEVKELKEIIDEYDVVGLVDLENIPAKQLQEMRKSLKGKAVIRMSKINLINLALEDCNAEKTNIIDLSEHMDGQIAIIATEMNPFKLYKILEDSKTQAPAKPGTIAPDDIIVPEGDTGFEPGPFLGELQQVGIPAKIDKGKICVQKETVVVAAGEEVSKQVAATLSRMDINPMEVGIDLKAVYEEGSIYTSDVLAIDEEQTLADVQNAFKKAFNLSVNAAIPTKETTSTIITLAYTRAINLGVEAAIMTSETSEPLIGLAQAKMLAIASEVSGVEGALSESLAEKLSSAAVAAPVEEAAEEEVVEEVEEEEEEEPAAGLGLLF